ACGCTCTCCATGCCGGTGTAGGTCTTCGCGTAGGAGAGTTCCGTCTCGCTAAGCTCGAGGTCGTCGCCGCGGTGTTCCATCACCGAACCGATGAACGTCTGCTTCATCTTCTCGACCTGCCGTTTGATCTCGGCCTCGTTCGAGCCGACCTTGTCCGGGCCGGTCGCGATCATCCCCTCGCTCATCGGCATATCGGTGTAGGTCGCTCGGACGCCGATGCTGCCGACCGTCGAACTCGGGCTGACGTAGATTTCGTCGCTCGGCGCGATCATGTAGTAGCCGCCCGACGCGCCGGTCGACTGGACGTTCGCGACGACGGGCATCTCCTCGGCCGTCCGATCGACGGCCAGGTAGAGGCTCTCGCTGGCCGTCACGCCGCCGCCGGGGCTATCGACCTGCAGGACGACGGCGTCGATCGATTCGTTTTCCCGCGCTTCTCGGAGGTCGTCGGTCACCCCGTCGGCGACCGACTCGGTTATCGACCGGTCCATCTCGATTACTGCGACCGTCCCGTCCGGACTGCTCGTCGCGCCCCACGCCATGGGGGCGACCGCCGCGCCGACGAGCAGCGCGACGACGACGACCGTCACGTACGACCGTGCGACCGTCCCGAGCGCGTCTCGGATTGTAGATGTTGTACCGCTCATATTTCAGTGCGAATTACAATCAAAACCGCCAACATAAAAAATATTCTATTCTATTTACATTTATTTTACTACACTAACGGCTAACCGAAGGCGAATCGCGACGGAAACGGCGTCGTCCCACCACTGCACCCGCGCTGCAGTCCGTACGCGGCGCTCGCTCGTTGTGACGCCGTACGTAGCTACCTATAAAAGAGGGAAGTGACCGTTTTCCAACCGTGAAACCGCGCCCTCGCGCCGCCTGCGGCCGTCTCAGTCGTCCGCCGGCACGGGCCGTTCGTCCCCGGACAGGAGCGGCGTCCCGTCGGCTTTCGGCCCCAGCTGCGGGCCGAACGGCGGGTCGTCGGGATCGATGACGCGCCGTTTCTCGTAGTCGGTCGACCGTTCGACCGGAATCCGGCCGATCGAGCTGATCATCTCGACGTAGTCCTCGAACGAGCGGAACTCGCCGTAACCGCCGCCGGCGCGCTTGGTGATCTCCTCCGAGAGGATCGTTCCCATGAAGTCGTCGGCGCCGCAGTTTAACATCTTCAGGCCCTGCTCGTCGCCGTACTTGACCCACGAGGACTGGACGTGGTCGACGTTGTCGAGGAAGAGCCGCGAGACGGCGATCATGAGTTCGTCCTCGTCGGTGCTCGGGCCGCTCGAGACGACGTCGTGTTCGAACAGCGGCGTGTTCTGGTGGACGAACGAGAGGGGCACGAACTCCGTGATGTTCCCGGTCCGGTCCTGTAGGTCCCGCACCCGTTTCAGGTGGAGCGCGCGGTGGGCCTCGTTCTCGACGTGGCCGTACATGATCGTCGCGGTCATCCCGAGGCCGACGTTCGCCGCGGCTTCCATCGCCTCGAGCCAGTCGTCGGTGCCGATCTTGCCGGGGCAGATCACGTCACGGACCTCCTCGACGAGGATTTCGGCGGCCGTCCCCGGCACGGTGTCGAGGCCGGCGTCTTTCAGCCGCCGGAAGACCTCCTCGTAGGACCAGTCGGTCCCGCGGCGGGCGTGGTAGGCCTCCTCGGGGGTCATCGAGTGGACGTGGACGCCGTCGACGTTCATCGCCGAAATCTGGTCGACGTAGGTGCCGGGACTGGTCTCGTAGACCGCTGGCGGCTTGTAGTTGACTTCCTTCGGGTTCGGGTGCGCGTCGAGGAGCTCCCGGTGTTCCTCGTCCAGCGCGAACGCGGGGTGGAGCCCGGAGACCGAACAGACCTCGTAGATGCCCCGTTCGACGGCGTCTTTGACGATCTCGCGGGACTCGTCGGGCGTCTTCGTGAAGCCGGCCGTCTCCATCTCGGTCTCGCGCTCGAAGGTGTGGGCGGCGTCCTTGAAGTTACAGAACAGACAGCCGACGTTACAGGCCGTCGTCACGTTGTTGTTCAGGTTCGCAGTGAAGGTGACCTCCTCGCCGACGACCTCGGCGCGTCGCCGATCGGCGGCCTCGAGGACCCGTTCCTTGCGCCGGCGGTCGATCCCGTCGGTGTCGGTGCCCGTCGTGAGCAACTCGATCGCGTCGTCGACCGCGAGTCGGTCGCCGTCGCGCGCCTTCGCGAGTGCGTTCTCGAACGATTGGTCGGTCTCGGGAACGTGGTCGAAGGCCAGGTCGGCCTCGGTCACCGGTTGCTCCATCGTCACTACACTGAGGGTACAGCGAGAAAAACGTAGTGATAACGGCGATCCGATTCGCCCGTCTGGGATCGCGGCCGGCGTCTCACTCCGAGCCGGAGGCGTCGCTCTCGTCGTACTCGAGGACGACGTCGTCGGTTTCGTCGCCGGTCCTGGTTTCGTCGGTCGCAGGCGCGTCGTCCGTCTCGGCGGCCTCGAGCGCGCGGCGGTCGCCGTCCGTCTCGTCCGCAGGGAGTGCGGGGTCGGCGTCGGATTCGGGATCGGTTTCGGGCCCGGCGTCGTCACCGTCTCGATTCGCACTCCCGTCGGCTTCCGTCCCGTCAGTCTCGCGTTCCTCGCTCCCGACGTCGAACGCGTCGAGCGAGGTCCGGAGGTCGTCGGCCATCTCGGTCAGCGACTGCGTCCCGGCCGAGACGTCGGAGACGGTCGCGGTCTGTTCTTCGGCGGCGGCGGCAACGTTTTCCGTCTCGTCTTTCGTCTCCTCGCTGATCTCGGTCGCCTCGTCGACCATGGTGACGACCCGTTCGCTGGCGCGGGCCTGCTCGTCGGTCGCGTCGTTGATCGACTGGACGCCGGCGTTGGCCTCCTCGACCTGCTCGGCGATCGCGTCGATCGCTTCGATGCCGTCGTCGACGACCGCGGTCCCCTCGTCGACCTGCTCGCGCATGCGGTCGATCTCCGCGACGGTTTCGGCGACCGACTCCTCGACGCTGCCGATCAGTTCGTCGACCTCCTGGGTCGCCTCGCCGGTCTCCTCGGCGAGCGATTTGACCTCGTTGGCGACGACGGCAAACCCGTCGCCTTCCTCGCCCGCGCCGGCCGCCTCGATCGACGCGTTGAGCGCGAGCAGGTTCGTCTGCTCGGCGATGTCGTCGATCAGGTCGACGATCTCCCGGATTTGATCCATCTCCTCGTCCAGTTGCGCGACCTGCTCGGTGATTTCGTCCGCTCTGTCCTCGAGCCGGTCCATTTCCGTCCGGATCTCGCCGGTCGCCTCGCTGGCGTCGTCGGCGCGGTCGGCGGCGGTTTCGGAGACGCTGGCGACGTCGTCGGCCGTCGAGGCGATCTCCTCGACGGTCGCCGAGAGGTCGTTCATCTCCCCGTAGACTTCCCGGAAGCGGTCGCTCTGGTCCGCCGTCGCGGTGGCGATCTCCTCGGCGGACTCGCTCAC
The DNA window shown above is from Halopiger xanaduensis SH-6 and carries:
- a CDS encoding S49 family peptidase, which gives rise to MSGTTSTIRDALGTVARSYVTVVVVALLVGAAVAPMAWGATSSPDGTVAVIEMDRSITESVADGVTDDLREARENESIDAVVLQVDSPGGGVTASESLYLAVDRTAEEMPVVANVQSTGASGGYYMIAPSDEIYVSPSSTVGSIGVRATYTDMPMSEGMIATGPDKVGSNEAEIKRQVEKMKQTFIGSVMEHRGDDLELSETELSYAKTYTGMESVENGLADEIGDRDVAIGSAAERAGLEDYEVVEMERDSLSSGVILLEDGTKVERSHEQTFGEYGDVNTPAFLALWGTVEGENIVETSQPTDADATTATAAQPAGAEANTTTDNTAAQHGGEGA
- the cofH gene encoding 7,8-didemethyl-8-hydroxy-5-deazariboflavin synthase subunit CofH: MEQPVTEADLAFDHVPETDQSFENALAKARDGDRLAVDDAIELLTTGTDTDGIDRRRKERVLEAADRRRAEVVGEEVTFTANLNNNVTTACNVGCLFCNFKDAAHTFERETEMETAGFTKTPDESREIVKDAVERGIYEVCSVSGLHPAFALDEEHRELLDAHPNPKEVNYKPPAVYETSPGTYVDQISAMNVDGVHVHSMTPEEAYHARRGTDWSYEEVFRRLKDAGLDTVPGTAAEILVEEVRDVICPGKIGTDDWLEAMEAAANVGLGMTATIMYGHVENEAHRALHLKRVRDLQDRTGNITEFVPLSFVHQNTPLFEHDVVSSGPSTDEDELMIAVSRLFLDNVDHVQSSWVKYGDEQGLKMLNCGADDFMGTILSEEITKRAGGGYGEFRSFEDYVEMISSIGRIPVERSTDYEKRRVIDPDDPPFGPQLGPKADGTPLLSGDERPVPADD